The genomic segment AGTACGATCGATGCCTGCGTGGGTGGCAGCGGTCAGATCCAGGGCAACTTCAACATCCAGTGTAACCTGTAAAGAGCCATGGATAGAGCCTGGAGAACCATCGCGCTGCTGGGCCTGCTGAGCCTGGCCTTCGGGCCGCGGGCGCAGGCCCAGCTTGACACACTGAGTCAGCGCCTGTTACAGCTCGATCAGGTCCTGCGCGAGGCCGTGGCGCTGCGTGTGCTGGAAGTGGCGCGTTATCTGGTCAGCGTAGAAGACGAGGCGGCGCTGCCGCGGCAGTTTGCGTTGTTTCCGGCCTATCCGAACCCGTTTCGGCGGCAGGCGACGATTCGCTTCCAGGTGCCCGAGCAGGTGCGGGCGCGGCTGGAGGTCTACGACGTGCTGGGCCGTCGGGTCGGTGTATTGCTCGATGAAGAGCTTCGGCCGGGGGTCTATGAGGTGCGCTTCGAGGCACAGGGCCTGGCCAGTGGATTGTACTTCTATCGGCTGACGGCCGATGACTTCGTCCAACAACGTAAAATGATCCTGATCAAATAATTGTCCCGGGCTTCTTTCACAGATGGAACAGGATCCGAATGCAAGGCCGTCAGGGAGAGCGATTACGACGCAAGGGCGAAATACTACAGAGAAGGTTTATCCCTTATGAGCGGTGGGGGGTGAAGCGCCTCGAACGTACACCTGTAAAGAGGACGTTGGCGGAGCCCCCAACAGTGTAGATCGTCCTCCCTCTCCGAAACGGGAATTCTCTACGGGTCTTTCGAATGGCATGATAATCCCTACCGGAGGCTTCGTTTGTAAAGAGCGGCGAGGTTCACAGGCCCATCCATCCCCTGGCCAGGGCGGTCAAAAAAGGCCAGCCGACAAGCAGATCCAGCAGGAAGAGCTGGTGCTCGGTAATGTCGGTTCGGGCAAGGCCAATTGTGAGGCCGGTCAATACCACCCCCAGTCCGTCCCCCACGACTAACGCGAATCGTATGCGTCCTACGAGCAGCATTCCGGCGCCCAGCGCCCCTACCAGCAGCACCAGCGAAGCCCTCCGGAGCGTCGCATAGGACCAACGTACGGCAGGCGTTCGAATACCGGCCCATCGATCGCCTGCCCGATCTGGCCAGTCGGCCAGCAACGCATTGGGTAGCAACCACAGCAGGCGATAGAGCAGCAGCAGCCAGACGGTCTGGTCGAGCGCATGGCCTGCCTCCAGTACCGGCAACAGCGTGCTTCCCAGGCTCCAGGTGCCCGCAATAAGCAACGGTTTCAAAAGTCCCCATTGTTTCAGCCGTAGCCCGGGGAGCGTGTAAAGCAAGCCCACCAGGCCCAGTCCAGCACTGGCAGCCAGCGTAACCGGCCGAACCTGAGCAGCGGCCCATCCTCCCAGTGCAATCGCTAC from the Rhodothermus sp. genome contains:
- a CDS encoding UbiA family prenyltransferase, giving the protein MLARRYQQLHWSCVHIPLVAVGLLAGNAALLQLALSLPLVVLEAVGVWAVYVLDRAWLAGDEDWVNRPVRAAWWRQHRQVAGVLAVVAIALGGWAAAQVRPVTLAASAGLGLVGLLYTLPGLRLKQWGLLKPLLIAGTWSLGSTLLPVLEAGHALDQTVWLLLLYRLLWLLPNALLADWPDRAGDRWAGIRTPAVRWSYATLRRASLVLLVGALGAGMLLVGRIRFALVVGDGLGVVLTGLTIGLARTDITEHQLFLLDLLVGWPFLTALARGWMGL
- a CDS encoding T9SS type A sorting domain-containing protein encodes the protein MDRAWRTIALLGLLSLAFGPRAQAQLDTLSQRLLQLDQVLREAVALRVLEVARYLVSVEDEAALPRQFALFPAYPNPFRRQATIRFQVPEQVRARLEVYDVLGRRVGVLLDEELRPGVYEVRFEAQGLASGLYFYRLTADDFVQQRKMILIK